One window of Desulfarculus baarsii DSM 2075 genomic DNA carries:
- a CDS encoding DUF2867 domain-containing protein, which translates to MESLHHPVVAELARGADHLDEKAFRGPAGQSDFVRGILFAPPPGWLRALFALRGVLAKILGLRHETTATEAQTPRAMPTEVGQGLDMWTVRAFEPGRLWAAGIADKHLNVVLSVLSQPAGDGLFEHRVLTIVHYNHWTGPLYFNLIRPFHHLVVWRCGRRAAAGLGA; encoded by the coding sequence ATGGAATCGTTGCATCACCCCGTCGTGGCCGAGCTGGCCCGCGGGGCCGACCACCTGGACGAAAAGGCCTTTCGCGGCCCGGCTGGCCAAAGCGACTTCGTGCGGGGCATATTGTTTGCCCCGCCGCCGGGTTGGCTGCGCGCGCTCTTCGCCCTGCGCGGCGTGCTGGCCAAAATCCTGGGCCTGCGTCACGAAACAACGGCGACAGAGGCCCAGACGCCACGGGCCATGCCCACGGAAGTCGGCCAGGGCCTGGACATGTGGACGGTGCGCGCCTTCGAGCCAGGCCGGCTGTGGGCGGCGGGCATCGCCGACAAGCACCTGAACGTGGTGCTGTCCGTGCTCAGCCAACCGGCCGGCGACGGCCTGTTCGAGCACCGCGTGCTGACCATCGTCCACTACAACCACTGGACGGGGCCGCTCTACTTCAACCTGATCCGGCCCTTTCACCACCTGGTGGTCTGGCGCTGCGGGCGTCGCGCCGCCGCCGGCCTGGGCGCATAA
- a CDS encoding class I adenylate-forming enzyme family protein — translation MNEQKRSQCQERYKNLLPNLADYVEKHARENAAGLALIEHNTGEHISWKDFNKSVNAFAAKLLSIGLRKGDIVATSLPLLKEHVYLMYACHRVGLIIAPLDLRLKTGEIQYCLDKIKPKAYFFLGKTPLADFRPMIQEVMKSSPYVDHWVQFQKEPELVIPGAVGIGQFVADIKWVFIKSLLTGAVKKARAKVGKRDACLIIFTTGSTGSPKPGLICHENILIQNIGLIVAFDMAEKDRMLVNLPPSHVGCVTEQLDTTIVGGGTCVLLHVFDPAASLQAIQQHKVTTLGQIPALFNLEWRLPDYAKYDLSSLRFAIYGGQSVPREFLEKLQAMAPTIGTGLGLTETAGFCTYTDIGASVDSLAQGIGFDSPLCPIGIRAPMTTDGKAGAEKKPGEIGEICFSGPQVFLGYLGDQANTAKTISIDGVLYTGDLGYYDDKGLHFAGRSKMVIKPKGYQVFPEDVENHIAGKFKGLVTMVAAVGVEHAVFSEGIVVFVEKARADVSLSAKDVMAACEDISAYSRPSHVEVVDPEGIPLNRVAKTDYLNLKAAAKRIIDELRAKGGWDAA, via the coding sequence ATGAACGAGCAAAAACGGTCCCAGTGCCAGGAGCGCTACAAGAATCTGCTGCCGAACCTGGCCGACTACGTCGAAAAACACGCCCGCGAAAACGCCGCCGGCCTGGCCCTCATCGAGCACAACACCGGCGAGCATATCAGCTGGAAAGACTTCAACAAGTCCGTCAACGCCTTCGCGGCCAAGCTGCTGTCGATCGGCCTGCGCAAGGGCGACATCGTGGCCACGTCGCTGCCGCTTTTAAAAGAGCACGTCTACTTGATGTACGCCTGCCACCGCGTGGGCCTGATCATCGCCCCGCTGGACCTGCGCCTGAAGACCGGCGAGATTCAATACTGCCTGGACAAGATCAAACCCAAGGCCTATTTCTTTTTGGGCAAGACGCCCCTGGCCGACTTCCGGCCGATGATCCAGGAAGTGATGAAATCATCGCCCTACGTGGACCACTGGGTGCAGTTTCAAAAAGAGCCCGAGCTGGTCATCCCCGGGGCGGTGGGCATCGGCCAGTTCGTGGCCGACATCAAGTGGGTGTTCATCAAGAGCCTGCTGACCGGGGCGGTGAAAAAGGCCCGGGCCAAGGTGGGCAAGCGCGACGCCTGCCTGATCATCTTCACCACCGGCTCCACCGGCTCGCCCAAGCCCGGCCTGATCTGCCACGAAAACATCCTCATCCAGAACATCGGCCTGATCGTGGCCTTTGACATGGCCGAAAAAGACCGCATGCTGGTCAACCTGCCGCCATCCCACGTGGGCTGCGTCACCGAGCAGCTCGACACCACCATCGTCGGCGGCGGAACCTGCGTGCTCCTGCACGTCTTCGACCCGGCCGCCAGCCTGCAGGCCATCCAGCAACACAAAGTCACCACCCTGGGCCAGATTCCGGCCCTCTTCAACCTGGAGTGGCGACTGCCCGATTACGCCAAGTACGATCTTTCGTCGCTACGCTTCGCCATCTACGGCGGCCAGTCGGTGCCCCGCGAGTTTCTGGAAAAGCTCCAGGCCATGGCCCCGACCATCGGCACCGGCCTGGGCCTGACCGAGACGGCCGGTTTCTGCACCTACACCGACATCGGGGCCAGCGTCGACAGCCTGGCCCAGGGCATCGGCTTCGACTCGCCGTTGTGCCCCATCGGCATCCGCGCGCCCATGACCACCGACGGCAAGGCCGGCGCCGAGAAAAAACCCGGCGAGATCGGCGAGATCTGCTTCTCGGGGCCGCAGGTGTTTCTGGGCTATCTGGGCGACCAGGCCAACACCGCCAAGACCATCAGCATTGATGGCGTGCTCTACACCGGCGACCTGGGCTACTACGACGACAAGGGCCTGCACTTCGCCGGCCGCTCCAAGATGGTCATCAAGCCCAAGGGCTATCAGGTCTTCCCCGAGGACGTGGAAAACCACATCGCCGGCAAATTCAAGGGCCTGGTGACGATGGTGGCGGCGGTGGGCGTCGAGCACGCGGTCTTTTCGGAGGGCATCGTGGTCTTCGTGGAAAAGGCCAGGGCCGACGTGAGCCTTTCGGCCAAGGACGTCATGGCCGCCTGCGAGGACATCTCGGCCTATTCGCGGCCCAGCCACGTGGAGGTGGTCGACCCCGAGGGCATCCCCCTCAACCGCGTGGCCAAGACCGACTATCTCAACCTCAAGGCCGCGGCCAAGCGGATCATCGACGAGCTGCGGGCCAAGGGCGGCTGGGACGCCGCCTGA
- the trxB gene encoding thioredoxin-disulfide reductase — METRDLVIVGGGPAGLTAGLYAARARLDVVLYERLSPGGQVLSTDWVENWPGAVEGVSGFDLADKMRDHALKFGLEIVSREISGLSAEGGRLLLHHHGGQVTAKAVILAMGASPANLGIPGEARLTGKGVSYCGTCDGPFYRDQTVVCFGGGDTAAEEAIFLTRFARKVYLAHRRDQLRAAAVLQERVLANEKIEVLWSHAPVSINGENGVQSVTMRNLKTGEQFDLPCDGAFVFVGTRPSTGFCAGAVELDQQGFIKTFGDQKTSMPGVFAAGDCCGKLLRQIVVAAGEGATAAYAAQRYLEEHE; from the coding sequence ATGGAAACGCGCGATTTGGTCATCGTCGGCGGCGGCCCGGCCGGGCTCACCGCCGGCCTGTACGCGGCCAGGGCCCGCCTGGACGTGGTGCTTTATGAGCGCCTCAGCCCCGGCGGCCAGGTGCTCAGCACCGATTGGGTGGAAAACTGGCCAGGCGCGGTGGAGGGCGTGAGCGGCTTTGATCTGGCCGACAAGATGCGCGACCACGCCCTCAAGTTCGGCCTGGAGATCGTCTCGCGGGAGATCTCCGGCCTGAGCGCCGAGGGCGGCCGGCTGCTTTTGCATCATCACGGCGGCCAGGTCACGGCCAAGGCGGTGATCCTGGCCATGGGCGCCTCGCCGGCCAACCTGGGCATCCCCGGCGAGGCCCGCCTGACCGGCAAGGGCGTGTCCTACTGCGGCACCTGCGATGGTCCGTTCTACCGCGATCAGACCGTGGTCTGCTTTGGCGGCGGCGACACCGCGGCCGAGGAGGCCATTTTCCTCACGCGCTTTGCCCGCAAGGTTTACCTGGCCCACCGCCGCGATCAACTGCGCGCCGCGGCCGTGTTGCAAGAGCGGGTGCTGGCCAACGAAAAAATCGAGGTGCTGTGGTCCCACGCGCCGGTGTCGATCAATGGCGAAAACGGCGTGCAAAGCGTGACCATGCGCAACCTGAAAACCGGCGAGCAGTTCGACCTGCCCTGCGACGGGGCCTTCGTCTTCGTGGGCACCCGCCCGTCCACCGGTTTTTGCGCCGGGGCGGTGGAACTCGATCAACAGGGCTTCATCAAGACCTTCGGCGACCAAAAAACCAGCATGCCCGGCGTCTTCGCCGCGGGCGACTGCTGCGGCAAACTGCTGCGCCAGATAGTCGTCGCCGCCGGTGAAGGCGCCACCGCCGCCTACGCCGCCCAGCGGTATTTGGAAGAACACGAATGA
- the trxA gene encoding thioredoxin: MAGNVVQVTDDSFEQEILKSELPTLVDFWASWCGPCRAIAPVVEELSEDYAGKVKVAKLNVDESPKTPGQYGIRAIPTLIMFKDGKQVDQITGAVSKAHIEEALKKLL, translated from the coding sequence ATGGCGGGCAACGTTGTCCAGGTGACCGACGATAGCTTCGAACAGGAAATCCTCAAGTCCGAACTGCCCACCCTGGTGGATTTCTGGGCCTCGTGGTGTGGCCCCTGCCGGGCCATCGCGCCGGTGGTCGAGGAGCTTTCCGAAGATTACGCCGGCAAGGTCAAGGTGGCCAAGCTCAACGTCGACGAGAGCCCCAAGACGCCGGGGCAGTACGGCATTCGGGCCATCCCCACGCTGATCATGTTCAAGGACGGCAAGCAGGTCGACCAGATCACCGGCGCGGTGAGCAAGGCCCACATCGAAGAGGCGCTGAAAAAACTCCTCTAG
- a CDS encoding heavy metal translocating P-type ATPase, which produces MIGRYANLGAYRQLVGSGEFLRALGGGALALAGFVVGQHPGPWARWTALGLIGASIAVNGAPIIWGALQGLWERRVNVDELVSLAIVACLIQGEYLSAAVVSCVMVLGSLIEQATGDSARKAIQSLLDLSPHTALVWADGQFQARPVERVAVGDRLLLRPGDRLAVDAVVKKGASAVDESSMTGEPIPRDKAPGDAVFAGTLNLNGVLEVEATRVGQDSTLGRVIKLVSQAEAHKPKAVRLIDRYSRWFTPLILACAGAAWAITGEANRAVTVLIVGCPCALILAAPTAIVATIGRAAKAGVLVKGGQYLEAVATADVVLFDKTGTLTEGKPRVREVIPAAGVDRLEVLRLAACVEQDSSHPLARAVLKAAQYAKIVIDRAEQTCAKIGAGVCGLVQGNLVEVGGACLAGAGAGAPAELSAKLLEIKEQGATPLYVYQDHRPVGLISVADRVRPAAKGAVEELKALGVGQVGLLSGDHQRSADMVAEAVGLSRAWAEMLPEDKLGVIAQMQAQGRRVIFVGDGVNDAPALAAADVGVAMGAAGADVALETADVALMNDDVAKLPFLMRLSRRMIRIIKWNIAFGLAFNAAAVLASAGGYLSPVLGALAHNVGSVLVVLCSASLAFYERPRAMAR; this is translated from the coding sequence ATGATCGGACGTTACGCCAACTTGGGGGCCTATCGCCAGCTTGTCGGCTCGGGCGAGTTTTTGCGGGCCTTGGGCGGCGGGGCCTTGGCCCTGGCCGGCTTCGTGGTGGGTCAACACCCCGGCCCGTGGGCTCGCTGGACGGCGTTGGGGTTGATCGGGGCGTCCATCGCCGTCAACGGCGCGCCGATAATCTGGGGGGCGCTGCAAGGGCTGTGGGAGCGCCGGGTCAACGTGGACGAGCTGGTCAGCCTGGCCATCGTGGCCTGCCTGATTCAGGGCGAATACCTCAGCGCGGCGGTGGTCAGTTGCGTGATGGTGCTGGGCTCGTTGATCGAGCAGGCCACCGGCGACTCGGCGCGCAAGGCCATCCAGTCGCTTTTGGATCTTTCGCCGCACACGGCCCTGGTCTGGGCCGACGGCCAATTCCAGGCGCGGCCGGTGGAGCGGGTGGCGGTGGGCGACCGGCTGCTGCTGCGGCCCGGCGACCGCCTGGCCGTCGACGCCGTGGTCAAAAAAGGCGCTTCGGCCGTGGATGAGTCATCCATGACCGGCGAGCCCATTCCCCGCGACAAGGCGCCTGGCGATGCGGTTTTCGCCGGCACGCTCAACCTGAACGGCGTGCTGGAGGTCGAGGCCACCCGCGTGGGCCAGGACAGCACCCTGGGCCGGGTGATCAAGCTGGTCAGCCAGGCCGAGGCCCACAAGCCCAAGGCCGTGCGCCTGATCGACCGCTACAGCCGTTGGTTCACGCCGCTGATCCTGGCCTGCGCCGGGGCGGCCTGGGCCATCACCGGCGAGGCCAACCGGGCGGTGACGGTGCTGATCGTCGGTTGCCCCTGCGCGCTGATTCTGGCCGCGCCGACGGCCATCGTGGCCACCATCGGCCGGGCGGCCAAGGCCGGGGTGCTGGTCAAGGGCGGGCAATACCTGGAGGCCGTGGCCACGGCCGATGTGGTGCTTTTCGACAAGACCGGCACCCTCACCGAGGGCAAGCCCCGCGTGCGCGAGGTCATCCCGGCCGCGGGCGTCGACCGCCTGGAGGTGCTGCGCCTGGCCGCCTGCGTCGAGCAGGACAGCAGCCATCCCCTGGCCCGGGCCGTGCTGAAGGCCGCCCAATACGCCAAGATCGTCATCGACCGGGCCGAGCAGACCTGCGCCAAGATCGGCGCGGGGGTCTGCGGGCTGGTGCAGGGCAATCTGGTGGAGGTGGGCGGGGCCTGCCTGGCCGGGGCCGGGGCTGGCGCGCCGGCCGAGCTGAGCGCCAAGCTGCTGGAGATCAAGGAGCAAGGGGCCACGCCGTTGTATGTCTACCAAGACCACCGGCCCGTGGGCCTGATCAGCGTGGCCGACCGGGTGCGGCCGGCGGCCAAGGGCGCGGTGGAGGAGCTCAAGGCCTTGGGCGTCGGCCAGGTGGGGCTGCTCTCGGGCGATCACCAGCGTTCGGCCGATATGGTGGCCGAAGCGGTGGGCCTTTCGCGGGCCTGGGCCGAGATGCTGCCCGAGGACAAGCTGGGCGTCATCGCCCAGATGCAGGCCCAGGGCCGGCGGGTGATCTTTGTCGGCGACGGCGTCAACGACGCACCGGCCCTGGCCGCCGCCGACGTGGGCGTGGCCATGGGCGCGGCCGGCGCGGACGTGGCCCTGGAGACCGCCGACGTGGCCCTGATGAACGACGACGTGGCCAAACTGCCTTTTTTGATGCGCCTGAGCCGGCGGATGATCCGCATCATCAAGTGGAACATCGCCTTTGGCCTGGCCTTCAACGCCGCGGCCGTCCTGGCCAGCGCCGGGGGCTACCTCAGCCCGGTGCTGGGCGCGCTGGCCCACAACGTGGGCTCGGTGCTGGTGGTGCTGTGCTCGGCCAGTCTGGCCTTTTACGAACGGCCCCGGGCCATGGCCCGCTGA
- the radA gene encoding DNA repair protein RadA, giving the protein MAKTRSIYVCQNCGASQPKWMGRCPVCQAWDTLVEERQEPARPAGQTAKPTPLTPLAQAGQHPEPRLPSGLCELDRVLGGGLVAGMAVVVGGEPGIGKSTLMLQLAASLSTAQRRVLYVSAEESAAQVGLRARRLGLGGQGVDLLAETALEPVLEQIARGGHGVVIVDSIQALRSADLAGAPGSVGQVRHCAAELTARAKVGGAPLLMVGHVTKDGALAGPRVLEHMVDTVLHFESEPAMRLRLLRAVKNRFGATDEVGVFEMGENGLRPVGDPSAALLAHRPGDAPGSVVCAALGGTRPLLVEVQALVSPSGLATPRRQALGVDQGRLAMLAAVLAIHAGLELAGCDIFVNVAGGVKLIEPAADLAVAAAIASSLRGRPVPQDVVCFGEVGLAGELRAVGRLRARLAEAARHGFGRAVTAGGESPANHSIELVAASRLAQALELLWP; this is encoded by the coding sequence TTGGCCAAAACGCGCTCCATATACGTCTGCCAGAACTGCGGCGCGTCCCAGCCCAAGTGGATGGGACGCTGCCCCGTGTGCCAGGCCTGGGACACCCTGGTCGAGGAGCGCCAGGAGCCGGCGCGGCCGGCTGGCCAAACAGCCAAACCAACGCCCCTGACGCCCCTGGCCCAAGCCGGCCAACACCCCGAACCTCGCCTGCCATCGGGCCTTTGCGAACTCGACCGCGTGCTGGGCGGCGGGCTGGTGGCGGGCATGGCCGTGGTGGTGGGCGGCGAACCGGGCATCGGCAAATCGACGCTGATGCTGCAACTGGCCGCCAGCCTGTCCACGGCCCAGCGGCGGGTGCTCTACGTCTCGGCCGAGGAATCGGCCGCCCAGGTGGGCCTGCGCGCCCGGCGCCTGGGCCTGGGCGGCCAGGGCGTGGACTTGCTGGCCGAAACGGCCCTGGAGCCGGTGTTGGAACAAATCGCCCGCGGCGGCCACGGCGTGGTCATCGTCGACTCCATCCAGGCCCTGCGCTCGGCCGATTTGGCCGGCGCGCCAGGCAGCGTGGGCCAGGTGCGCCACTGCGCCGCCGAGCTGACCGCCCGGGCCAAGGTCGGCGGCGCGCCGCTGTTGATGGTCGGCCACGTCACCAAGGACGGCGCGCTGGCCGGGCCCCGCGTGCTGGAGCACATGGTCGACACGGTGCTGCATTTCGAGTCCGAGCCGGCCATGCGCCTGCGCCTGTTGCGCGCGGTCAAAAATCGCTTCGGGGCCACCGATGAGGTCGGCGTCTTCGAGATGGGCGAAAATGGCCTGCGCCCGGTCGGCGATCCCTCGGCCGCCCTGCTGGCCCACCGTCCCGGCGACGCGCCCGGCAGCGTGGTCTGCGCGGCCCTCGGCGGCACGCGGCCCCTGCTGGTGGAGGTGCAGGCCCTGGTCAGCCCCTCGGGCCTGGCCACGCCACGGCGTCAGGCCCTGGGCGTGGACCAGGGCCGCCTGGCCATGCTGGCCGCCGTGCTGGCCATCCACGCCGGCCTGGAGCTGGCCGGCTGCGATATTTTCGTTAACGTGGCCGGCGGCGTCAAGCTGATCGAACCGGCCGCCGATCTGGCCGTGGCCGCGGCCATCGCCAGCTCGTTGCGCGGCCGGCCCGTGCCCCAGGATGTGGTCTGCTTTGGCGAGGTGGGCCTGGCCGGCGAACTGCGCGCCGTGGGCCGCCTGCGGGCCCGTCTGGCCGAGGCCGCCCGCCATGGCTTTGGCCGAGCCGTCACCGCCGGCGGAGAAAGCCCGGCCAATCACTCCATCGAACTGGTCGCCGCCAGCCGGCTGGCCCAGGCGCTGGAGCTTTTGTGGCCCTAG
- the alaS gene encoding alanine--tRNA ligase: MALSGNELRGKFLAYFASKGHQVVASSPLAPKDDPSLLFTNAGMVQFKQVFLGQEQRPYTRAATSQKCFRASGKHNDLENVGRTPRHHTFFEMLGNFSFGDYFKQDAVTFAWELLTVGFGLDPEKLWVSVHHSDDEAAELWQSEVGVRPERIVRLGDKDNFWSMGDTGPCGPCSEIHIDMGPEMGCGRPDCAVGCDCNRYLELWNLVFMQYNRDASGQTTPLPKPSIDTGMGLERIAGVVQGVRSNYDSDLFTPIIERACQITQTAYGQSDQADISLRVIADHARACAFLVADGILPSNEGRGYVLRRILRRAARHGRKLGAQKPFLHQVAMKVIDEMMGAYPALGDARAFVDKVVTSEEERFNETLDTGLKLLAEAIEEAKAKGQTALPGEVAFKLYDTYGFPVDLTRTICEEEALGVDEPGFEAAMGQQKTRSRASWKGSGEEGLSGPLAELRAKGFKTAFTGYDGLEGQGQVVALIVDGQMVERVGAGQKALLVCDQTPFYGESGGQAGDSGRAEGPAGKAVVSTASKPGGDMVAHEITVSEGYLAVGERLNLTVDHGPRGETASNHTATHLLHAALRQVLGDHVKQAGSMVSPQRLRFDFSHFEAMTPQQMGQVEAMVNEGVLANIAVTVTEMPAEEALGSGAMALFGEKYGDTVRVVEIPGLSKELCGGTHVKRTGDIGLFKLVAESSVAAGVRRVEALTGRAALAAVRAMEDELHKAAGLLKARPTELAERVAKLMATLKEREREVEQLKAKLAGGGGGRDLLAGVVNHGDARVLVQKVEVDSAKALRALSDEIIERLGSGVLVLGAAAEGKAFLLARVSKDLQGRFHAGNIVKELAPLVGGGGGGRPDMAQAGGQNPDALDQAMERASAMLAEQAKA; this comes from the coding sequence ATGGCTCTCAGCGGCAACGAGCTTCGCGGCAAATTCCTGGCCTACTTCGCCTCCAAGGGCCACCAGGTCGTGGCCAGCAGCCCCCTGGCCCCCAAGGACGACCCCTCGCTGTTGTTCACCAACGCGGGCATGGTCCAGTTCAAGCAGGTTTTTCTGGGCCAGGAACAGCGCCCCTACACGCGGGCGGCCACCAGCCAGAAATGCTTCCGCGCCTCGGGTAAGCACAACGACCTGGAGAACGTCGGCCGCACGCCGCGCCACCACACCTTTTTCGAGATGCTGGGCAACTTCAGCTTTGGCGACTACTTCAAGCAGGACGCGGTGACCTTCGCCTGGGAGCTGCTGACGGTGGGCTTTGGCCTCGATCCCGAAAAACTCTGGGTCAGCGTGCATCACTCCGACGACGAGGCGGCCGAGCTGTGGCAAAGCGAAGTGGGCGTGCGTCCCGAACGCATCGTGCGCCTGGGCGACAAAGACAATTTCTGGTCTATGGGCGACACCGGCCCCTGTGGCCCCTGTTCCGAGATCCACATCGACATGGGCCCGGAGATGGGCTGCGGCCGGCCTGACTGCGCCGTGGGGTGCGACTGCAATCGCTATCTGGAGCTGTGGAACCTGGTGTTCATGCAGTACAACCGTGACGCCTCGGGCCAGACCACGCCCCTGCCCAAGCCTAGCATCGACACCGGCATGGGCCTGGAGCGCATCGCCGGCGTAGTCCAGGGCGTGCGCAGCAATTACGACAGCGATCTGTTCACGCCGATCATCGAACGGGCCTGCCAGATCACCCAGACGGCCTACGGCCAGAGCGACCAGGCCGACATCAGCCTGCGGGTCATCGCCGATCACGCCAGGGCCTGCGCCTTTTTGGTGGCCGACGGGATCCTACCCAGCAACGAGGGCCGAGGTTACGTGTTGCGCCGCATCCTGCGCCGCGCCGCCCGCCACGGCCGCAAGCTGGGCGCGCAAAAACCATTTTTGCACCAGGTGGCCATGAAGGTCATCGACGAGATGATGGGAGCCTACCCGGCGCTGGGCGACGCCCGCGCCTTCGTGGACAAGGTGGTGACCAGCGAAGAGGAGCGCTTCAACGAGACCCTCGACACCGGCCTGAAGCTGCTGGCCGAGGCCATCGAGGAGGCCAAGGCCAAGGGCCAGACGGCGCTGCCGGGCGAGGTGGCCTTCAAGCTCTACGACACCTACGGCTTCCCCGTGGACCTGACCCGCACCATCTGCGAGGAAGAAGCCCTGGGCGTGGACGAGCCCGGCTTCGAGGCGGCCATGGGCCAGCAAAAGACCCGCAGCCGCGCCTCGTGGAAAGGCTCGGGCGAGGAGGGCCTCAGCGGCCCCCTGGCCGAGCTGCGCGCCAAGGGCTTCAAGACTGCCTTCACCGGCTACGATGGGCTGGAGGGCCAGGGCCAGGTGGTGGCCCTGATCGTCGACGGCCAGATGGTCGAGCGCGTCGGCGCGGGTCAGAAGGCCTTGCTGGTCTGCGACCAAACACCGTTTTACGGCGAATCGGGCGGCCAGGCCGGCGACTCGGGCCGCGCGGAGGGGCCGGCCGGCAAGGCCGTGGTCAGCACGGCCAGCAAGCCCGGCGGCGACATGGTGGCCCACGAGATCACGGTGAGCGAGGGCTACCTGGCCGTGGGCGAGCGCCTGAACCTGACGGTGGACCACGGCCCGCGCGGCGAGACGGCCAGCAACCACACGGCCACTCACCTGCTGCACGCGGCCCTGCGCCAGGTGCTGGGCGATCACGTCAAGCAGGCCGGCTCGATGGTCTCGCCCCAACGCCTGCGCTTCGACTTTTCCCACTTCGAGGCCATGACGCCCCAGCAGATGGGCCAGGTCGAGGCCATGGTCAACGAGGGCGTGCTGGCCAACATCGCCGTGACCGTCACCGAGATGCCCGCCGAGGAGGCCCTGGGCAGCGGGGCCATGGCCCTGTTCGGCGAAAAATACGGCGACACCGTGCGCGTGGTGGAGATCCCCGGCCTGTCCAAAGAGCTCTGCGGCGGCACCCACGTCAAACGCACCGGCGACATCGGCCTGTTCAAGCTGGTGGCCGAGTCATCGGTGGCCGCCGGCGTGCGTCGCGTGGAGGCTCTCACCGGCCGGGCGGCCCTGGCGGCGGTGCGGGCCATGGAAGACGAACTGCACAAGGCCGCCGGCCTGCTCAAGGCCCGGCCCACCGAATTGGCCGAACGCGTGGCCAAGCTGATGGCCACGCTCAAGGAGCGCGAGCGCGAGGTCGAACAACTCAAGGCCAAGCTGGCCGGCGGCGGCGGCGGCCGCGATCTGCTGGCCGGCGTGGTCAACCACGGCGACGCGCGGGTGTTGGTGCAAAAGGTCGAGGTGGATTCGGCCAAGGCCCTGCGCGCCCTCTCCGACGAGATCATCGAGCGCCTGGGCTCGGGCGTGCTGGTGCTGGGCGCGGCGGCCGAGGGCAAGGCCTTCCTGCTGGCCCGGGTCAGCAAGGATCTGCAAGGCCGCTTCCACGCCGGCAACATCGTCAAGGAACTGGCCCCGCTGGTGGGCGGCGGCGGCGGCGGCCGGCCGGACATGGCCCAGGCCGGCGGCCAAAACCCCGACGCCCTGGATCAAGCCATGGAGCGGGCCTCGGCCATGCTGGCCGAGCAGGCCAAGGCCTGA
- a CDS encoding outer membrane protein assembly factor BamD, which translates to MSKALRLIIAAGMIAALGLVGGCSTVKGWVGNLGFGGGGDGAVEAFDTPAQVLATEAEQAYQEGNYEEAAETFQQLKDRFPYSKFALLADLRLGDAYFKDERYDEAILAYEDFIRLHPKNEGVPYAMYQIGMVYHEQMLTPDRDPTFARKAMEAFQKLMREYPKNEWSVKAVPRFQESAARAAAHDLAVGKFYYNTGKYPAAIYRFKRVMTQYPDVGLYDEAMSALQRAQADYDEQLAEEAEEYAGLSEEEKKALEDEKRQKEDSSKPFADEGRREDSNF; encoded by the coding sequence ATGAGCAAAGCACTCAGACTGATTATCGCCGCCGGCATGATCGCCGCCCTTGGCTTGGTCGGCGGTTGCAGCACGGTCAAGGGTTGGGTCGGCAACTTGGGCTTTGGCGGCGGCGGCGACGGGGCGGTGGAGGCCTTTGACACGCCGGCCCAGGTCCTGGCCACCGAGGCCGAACAAGCCTATCAAGAAGGCAACTACGAAGAAGCGGCCGAAACATTCCAGCAACTCAAGGACCGCTTCCCCTACAGCAAGTTCGCCCTGTTGGCCGACCTGCGCCTGGGCGACGCCTACTTCAAGGACGAGCGCTACGACGAGGCCATCCTGGCCTACGAGGACTTCATCCGCCTGCATCCCAAGAACGAAGGCGTGCCCTACGCCATGTATCAGATCGGCATGGTCTATCACGAGCAGATGCTCACCCCCGACCGCGATCCCACCTTCGCGCGCAAGGCCATGGAGGCCTTCCAGAAGCTCATGCGCGAATACCCAAAGAACGAATGGTCGGTCAAGGCCGTGCCCCGCTTCCAGGAATCGGCCGCCCGCGCCGCCGCGCACGACCTGGCCGTGGGCAAGTTCTACTACAACACCGGCAAGTACCCCGCCGCCATCTATCGCTTCAAGCGGGTGATGACCCAATACCCCGACGTGGGCCTCTACGACGAGGCCATGAGCGCCCTGCAGCGCGCCCAGGCCGACTACGACGAGCAGTTGGCCGAGGAGGCCGAGGAGTACGCCGGCCTCAGCGAAGAGGAAAAGAAGGCCCTGGAAGACGAAAAGCGCCAAAAGGAAGACTCGTCCAAACCCTTTGCCGACGAGGGCCGCCGCGAGGATTCTAACTTCTAA